One segment of Natronosalvus halobius DNA contains the following:
- a CDS encoding PrsW family intramembrane metalloprotease, which translates to MASKRDPIERAAGSSADLYDVSTWEPRSRLDRFAAWLYAAISYGLHAIVLAVALLITISLLASPTFLVLDEPLIGAFFALSVVPAAFLAAYIWYADITTSEPLSLLVSTFVLAVLFATFAAVTNTFAGSFLRPVPIVGTILFFYLIVGPVEEAVKLLAVRVFAYRSDSFDAVIDGAVYGAVAGLGFAAIENALYITQSVGTVGAETSLFAAAGGITTTRALAGPGHVIYSAIAGYYLGLAKFNPTNAGPIVVKGLLVASFIHATYNVTVQIVPPVIAAFWGLGPALAVIVYVVVYDGLAAFYLYRKLSRYRRTYRAVRDDGDDHGAEMTEFEPGQR; encoded by the coding sequence ATGGCCAGCAAGCGCGACCCGATCGAACGAGCGGCCGGATCCTCGGCCGACCTTTACGACGTCTCGACCTGGGAGCCTCGCTCGCGACTCGACCGTTTCGCCGCCTGGCTGTACGCCGCGATCAGTTACGGACTCCACGCCATCGTTCTCGCCGTCGCCCTGTTGATCACGATTTCGCTCCTGGCTTCGCCCACGTTTCTCGTTCTCGACGAGCCACTCATCGGCGCGTTCTTCGCACTCTCGGTCGTCCCCGCCGCGTTCCTCGCCGCGTACATCTGGTACGCCGACATCACCACGAGCGAACCGCTCTCGCTCCTCGTCAGCACGTTCGTTCTGGCCGTCCTCTTCGCCACGTTCGCCGCCGTCACGAATACGTTCGCTGGCTCCTTCCTGCGGCCGGTTCCCATCGTCGGAACGATCCTCTTTTTCTACCTGATCGTCGGCCCCGTCGAAGAGGCGGTCAAACTCCTCGCCGTGCGCGTCTTCGCCTACCGGAGCGACTCCTTCGACGCCGTCATCGACGGCGCCGTCTACGGGGCCGTCGCGGGGCTGGGCTTCGCCGCCATCGAGAACGCCCTCTACATCACCCAGTCCGTCGGCACCGTCGGTGCCGAGACCAGCCTGTTCGCCGCCGCGGGCGGGATCACGACGACCCGCGCGCTCGCCGGCCCCGGCCACGTCATCTACTCCGCCATCGCCGGCTACTACCTCGGTCTCGCGAAGTTCAATCCGACGAACGCCGGCCCCATCGTCGTCAAAGGGCTACTCGTCGCCTCGTTCATCCACGCGACGTACAACGTCACCGTACAGATCGTCCCGCCGGTGATCGCCGCGTTCTGGGGACTGGGGCCCGCGCTCGCAGTGATCGTCTACGTCGTCGTCTACGACGGGCTGGCCGCCTTCTACCTCTACCGGAAACTCAGCCGCTACCGGCGAACCTACCGCGCCGTCCGGGACGACGGCGACGACCACGGCGCCGAGATGACGGAGTTCGAACCGGGTCAGCGGTGA
- a CDS encoding riboflavin synthase produces the protein MFTGIVEETGKIVDRTETDEGLRLRIGADEVARNLAHGQSISVSGACLTVEAFDPGTWFEVFLASETVERTYLGSLAVGDAVNLERAMPADGRFDGHVVQGHVDGVATVRGVESVGDDWFFEFDLPEGYDRYVVEKGSITLDGISLTVADLTDDGRVTVAIIPTTYDLTTLSEKSTDDPVHLEVDVLAKYVERLLEGHLERDRLAAPQ, from the coding sequence ATGTTCACCGGCATCGTCGAAGAGACCGGGAAAATCGTCGACCGAACCGAGACGGACGAAGGTCTGAGGCTCCGAATCGGTGCGGACGAGGTCGCCAGGAACCTCGCACACGGGCAGTCGATCAGCGTCAGCGGCGCCTGCCTGACCGTCGAAGCGTTCGACCCCGGTACCTGGTTCGAGGTCTTCCTCGCCAGCGAGACCGTCGAGCGAACCTACCTCGGTTCGCTCGCAGTCGGAGACGCGGTCAACCTCGAGCGAGCGATGCCCGCCGACGGTCGCTTCGACGGCCACGTCGTCCAGGGGCACGTCGACGGCGTCGCGACTGTTCGCGGCGTAGAGTCCGTCGGCGACGACTGGTTCTTCGAGTTCGACCTCCCCGAGGGTTACGACCGCTACGTCGTCGAGAAGGGGTCGATCACCCTCGACGGCATCAGCCTCACCGTGGCCGACCTGACCGACGACGGCCGGGTGACGGTGGCGATCATCCCGACGACCTACGACCTGACGACCCTCTCGGAGAAGTCCACGGACGACCCCGTCCACCTCGAGGTTGACGTCCTCGCGAAGTACGTCGAGCGGTTACTCGAGGGGCACCTCGAGCGCGACCGCCTCGCGGCCCCGCAGTAG
- a CDS encoding DUF7533 family protein, translating to MGGLIDTIKLAGILVFAIPAGLAGLELALRGNTLVGGALVALAIMLVVIDHYLTTPGDVPGMVASRVAGKAVRDPDESEE from the coding sequence ATGGGTGGCCTCATCGACACGATCAAACTCGCCGGTATCCTCGTCTTCGCCATCCCTGCAGGACTCGCCGGACTCGAACTGGCGTTGCGGGGGAACACGCTCGTCGGCGGCGCACTCGTCGCCCTGGCGATCATGCTGGTGGTCATCGACCACTATCTAACGACGCCCGGCGACGTTCCGGGGATGGTCGCGAGTCGAGTGGCCGGAAAAGCGGTTCGGGATCCCGACGAATCGGAGGAGTGA
- the dnaG gene encoding DNA primase DnaG has translation MEDTSKYLIRANVMADGVVERSDVVGAIFGQTEGLLGDELDLRDLRQSGKVGRIDVEITSTRGTSQGHLTIATSLDKVETATLAASLETITRVGPCRANLEVGDIEDVRAAKRKDVVERAKELLRTGFDDSVMSSDEILEEVREYVRVADVTEFEGLPAGPRVAESDAIIVVEGRSDVLTMLKYGVKNAIAVEGTNVPDAVAELTHHRTVTVFLDGDRGGDLIFEELSQVGDIDYVTFAPAGTSVEDLDHTQLFTALRNKVPFESVSGANEPRDAIAATDGSQTPAPPASPKSPADGPAQPDSSPGTECDSPSLEGDVDDGSASNRSTGPAPESEAAPTDSAEPQPRTVYDHATEVIRNGSERVRFLDADGEILEEGETSDAQALLETADPDLVSTMLFDGIVSQQLLDVAADAGVDRLVGRSLGQFTKRPTGVRVYAIDDVAESAP, from the coding sequence ATGGAAGACACGTCAAAATATCTCATTCGGGCGAACGTCATGGCCGACGGGGTGGTCGAGCGTAGTGACGTCGTCGGCGCCATCTTCGGCCAGACCGAGGGCCTCCTCGGCGACGAACTCGATCTTCGGGATCTTCGCCAGTCGGGAAAAGTCGGTCGTATCGACGTCGAAATCACCAGCACTCGCGGAACGTCGCAGGGTCACCTGACGATCGCGACCAGCCTCGACAAGGTCGAGACCGCCACGCTCGCGGCCTCCCTCGAGACGATTACCCGGGTCGGCCCCTGCCGAGCGAATCTCGAAGTCGGCGACATCGAAGACGTCCGCGCGGCAAAGCGCAAGGACGTCGTCGAGCGGGCGAAGGAACTCCTCCGAACGGGCTTCGACGACTCCGTCATGTCCTCAGACGAGATCCTCGAGGAGGTTCGCGAGTACGTCCGCGTCGCAGACGTCACCGAGTTCGAGGGGCTGCCAGCCGGTCCGCGGGTCGCCGAAAGCGACGCCATCATCGTCGTCGAGGGGCGGTCGGACGTCCTCACCATGCTCAAGTACGGCGTCAAGAACGCTATCGCCGTCGAGGGGACGAACGTGCCCGACGCGGTCGCAGAACTCACTCACCACCGGACGGTGACGGTGTTCCTCGACGGCGACCGCGGCGGCGACCTGATATTCGAGGAACTCTCCCAGGTCGGCGACATCGACTACGTCACGTTCGCCCCGGCGGGGACCTCGGTCGAGGACCTCGACCACACCCAGCTGTTCACGGCCCTGCGAAACAAGGTCCCCTTCGAATCCGTCTCCGGGGCGAACGAACCGCGGGACGCCATCGCCGCGACCGACGGTAGCCAGACGCCCGCGCCGCCGGCGAGTCCTAAATCACCAGCCGATGGGCCGGCTCAGCCCGACTCGAGTCCAGGAACCGAGTGCGATTCGCCGTCGCTCGAGGGAGACGTCGACGACGGCTCGGCATCGAATCGAAGCACCGGACCCGCTCCCGAATCCGAGGCGGCGCCCACCGATTCTGCGGAGCCGCAACCGCGAACCGTCTACGACCACGCCACCGAGGTGATCCGAAACGGAAGCGAGCGCGTTCGCTTCCTCGATGCCGACGGCGAGATCCTGGAGGAGGGCGAGACGAGCGACGCCCAGGCGTTGCTCGAGACGGCTGATCCCGATTTGGTTTCGACGATGCTCTTCGATGGGATCGTGAGCCAACAGCTGCTCGACGTCGCTGCGGACGCGGGGGTCGACCGTCTCGTGGGGCGGTCGCTCGGACAGTTCACGAAGCGGCCGACGGGCGTTCGCGTGTACGCGATCGACGACGTGGCGGAGTCTGCTCCCTGA
- a CDS encoding class I SAM-dependent methyltransferase, whose amino-acid sequence MSEETRDSDSGAERCERGERSDHDDDRTRAQDLSSLDPERYYDEYGYEEWDRLEATLGGHLEFEGTTTYLERYLPNSGCVLDAGGGAGRYAVWLAERGYVVTLVDRSRRQCELARAKAREHGVADRVTVERADLRALPFADERFDAVCCTGGPLSHLTDEANRERALAELRRVARPESPVFVSVMGRLAVLQNLVRSAEYVPGVPAMAESGTYDADFAREHLAHLEEPGFTACHFFRAAELEAVLESAGFDVGALVGLEGIAANVGERQDLADLEPDAVEAVTEAVRGLRTDPAVVDWSNHILAVARA is encoded by the coding sequence ATGAGCGAGGAGACGCGGGACTCCGATTCGGGCGCCGAACGGTGCGAGCGCGGCGAACGTTCGGACCACGACGACGACCGCACTCGAGCGCAGGACCTGTCGTCGCTCGACCCCGAGCGCTACTACGACGAGTACGGCTACGAGGAGTGGGACCGCCTCGAGGCGACCCTGGGCGGCCACCTCGAGTTCGAGGGGACGACGACCTACCTCGAACGGTACCTGCCGAACTCGGGCTGCGTCCTGGATGCGGGCGGCGGCGCGGGCAGATACGCCGTCTGGCTCGCCGAGCGCGGCTACGTGGTGACGCTCGTCGATCGCAGTCGCCGTCAGTGTGAACTCGCTCGAGCGAAGGCCCGCGAACATGGCGTCGCCGACCGCGTGACGGTCGAGCGCGCCGACCTGCGCGCGCTCCCGTTCGCCGACGAGCGCTTCGACGCCGTCTGCTGTACCGGCGGGCCGCTCTCCCATCTTACCGATGAGGCCAACCGGGAGCGGGCGCTCGCGGAACTCCGCCGCGTCGCCCGACCCGAGAGCCCCGTCTTCGTCTCCGTCATGGGTCGACTCGCGGTCCTCCAGAACCTCGTTCGCTCCGCCGAGTACGTTCCCGGTGTCCCAGCGATGGCTGAGAGTGGGACCTACGACGCCGACTTCGCCCGCGAGCACCTCGCCCACCTCGAGGAACCCGGCTTCACCGCGTGTCACTTCTTCCGGGCCGCGGAACTCGAGGCCGTCCTGGAGTCGGCCGGATTCGATGTCGGCGCGCTGGTCGGACTCGAGGGAATCGCGGCGAACGTCGGCGAGCGACAGGACCTGGCGGACCTCGAGCCGGACGCGGTCGAGGCCGTCACCGAAGCCGTTCGCGGCCTGCGAACTGATCCTGCCGTTGTCGACTGGTCGAATCACATCCTGGCAGTCGCCCGAGCCTGA
- a CDS encoding HalOD1 output domain-containing protein has product MDSADDSLPPSATVDRTKRTHTESFDPTEGPVETIVDLVAAASGRSLIEMPPIYEVIDPDALNALFRPRNSGADLEDRVFEFTYEGYHVTVHGDGRVRLTEPTNPAKVTEPLE; this is encoded by the coding sequence ATGGATTCCGCTGACGATTCGCTCCCTCCATCCGCGACCGTCGATCGAACGAAACGCACGCACACGGAATCGTTCGATCCGACGGAGGGGCCGGTCGAGACGATCGTCGACCTGGTTGCCGCGGCTTCCGGGCGGTCGCTGATCGAGATGCCGCCAATCTACGAGGTCATCGACCCGGACGCGCTAAACGCGCTGTTCCGTCCACGAAACAGCGGCGCCGACCTCGAGGATCGGGTCTTCGAGTTTACCTACGAGGGGTACCACGTGACTGTTCACGGTGATGGCCGGGTCCGTCTCACCGAACCTACCAACCCCGCGAAGGTGACGGAGCCGCTCGAGTGA
- the glmM gene encoding phosphoglucosamine mutase yields MFGTSGIRGAVGEEVTAELALSVGRAVASEDYERVVLGRDARESGRVLGRALEAGLRECGADVVDLGLAATPTVARAVGTLEADAGVVITASHNPATDNGIKLWTPSGKAFGPDQRDAISARIERGDYDLAGWDGHGTVRAYQDATADHADAIQDAVSLETPLSIVLDLGNGAGRVTADVLADLGCTVTTLNGQPDGSFPGRPSEPNEETLETLLETVAATDADLGIAHDGDADRMVAVDETGRFVPKDVLLALFAREAAGEGDRVAAPVDTSLTVDDALADVGATLTKTPVGDVYVAERATDADVVFGGEPSGAWIWPAETLCPDGPLAAAKLVELVAESGPLSALVDSVDTYPIRRDSLEVDQKGAVMDAVGESVLERYDDVDTLDGVRVDRGDGWFLLRASGTQPLIRVTAEARSADRADELRAEAIELLEARRAP; encoded by the coding sequence ATGTTCGGAACGAGCGGTATTCGCGGTGCCGTGGGTGAGGAAGTCACGGCCGAACTCGCGCTCTCGGTTGGCCGAGCGGTCGCCTCCGAGGACTACGAGCGGGTCGTCCTCGGCCGCGACGCCAGGGAGAGCGGCAGGGTGCTCGGCCGGGCGCTCGAGGCCGGCCTCCGTGAGTGCGGCGCGGACGTCGTCGACCTCGGACTCGCAGCCACGCCCACCGTCGCCCGCGCGGTCGGAACACTCGAGGCCGACGCAGGCGTTGTCATCACGGCCTCACACAACCCGGCAACTGACAACGGAATCAAGCTCTGGACGCCCTCCGGAAAGGCGTTCGGGCCCGACCAGCGAGACGCGATTTCAGCCCGCATCGAGCGGGGGGACTACGACCTCGCAGGCTGGGACGGCCACGGCACCGTTCGCGCGTACCAGGACGCCACAGCGGACCACGCCGACGCCATCCAGGACGCCGTCTCGCTCGAAACGCCGCTCTCGATCGTGCTCGACCTCGGGAACGGCGCGGGGCGGGTCACTGCGGACGTGCTCGCCGACCTCGGGTGTACGGTCACGACGCTCAACGGCCAGCCCGATGGCTCGTTCCCCGGCCGGCCGAGCGAACCGAACGAGGAGACCCTGGAGACGCTGCTCGAGACGGTCGCCGCGACAGACGCGGATCTCGGCATCGCCCACGACGGGGACGCCGACCGAATGGTTGCGGTCGACGAGACGGGGAGGTTCGTCCCGAAGGACGTCCTGCTGGCGCTGTTCGCCCGGGAGGCCGCGGGCGAGGGTGACCGGGTGGCTGCACCGGTGGATACCAGCCTGACCGTCGACGACGCGCTGGCCGACGTCGGTGCGACGCTCACGAAGACGCCGGTCGGCGACGTCTACGTGGCCGAGCGGGCGACCGACGCGGACGTCGTCTTCGGCGGCGAACCCAGCGGCGCCTGGATCTGGCCCGCGGAAACGCTCTGTCCGGACGGTCCGCTCGCGGCCGCGAAACTCGTCGAACTGGTCGCCGAATCCGGCCCACTCTCGGCACTCGTCGACAGCGTCGACACCTACCCCATCCGGCGGGATTCCCTCGAGGTCGACCAGAAGGGCGCCGTGATGGACGCAGTCGGGGAGTCGGTCCTCGAGCGCTACGACGACGTCGACACCCTCGATGGCGTGCGTGTCGACCGCGGCGACGGCTGGTTTCTGCTCCGGGCGAGTGGTACGCAGCCGTTGATTCGGGTTACCGCCGAAGCGCGGTCTGCCGACCGGGCGGACGAACTCCGGGCGGAGGCGATCGAGTTGCTCGAGGCCAGAAGGGCGCCGTGA
- a CDS encoding SDR family NAD(P)-dependent oxidoreductase, whose product MDDPDLTGRTAVVTGSARGIGRAFLLALAERGAKTAVHYHTSDAAARSVADEARDRGAEAVTTVRGDVTDPGSVDELFSSVEDDLGTVDVLVNNVGDFAPTHWADIEFETWARVLETNLNGTYLCSKRALPGMRENGFGRIVNLGNASSEKGLVNPVNFPYFVAKAGVIMFTRMLAADTQDDGITVNAISPYVVENSDAFPEEIPRGRPASFDDLVRPLLFFVDPESDYVSGQNLEVDGGWLPETV is encoded by the coding sequence ATGGACGACCCAGACCTCACCGGCCGTACCGCAGTGGTCACCGGCAGCGCTCGCGGCATCGGTCGAGCGTTCTTGCTTGCACTGGCTGAACGCGGCGCGAAGACGGCTGTCCACTATCACACCAGTGACGCGGCCGCCCGCTCGGTCGCCGACGAGGCTCGAGACCGCGGCGCCGAGGCCGTCACGACGGTTCGCGGCGACGTGACCGACCCCGGAAGCGTCGACGAACTGTTCTCGAGCGTCGAGGACGACCTGGGGACCGTCGACGTACTCGTCAACAACGTCGGCGACTTCGCGCCCACCCACTGGGCCGACATCGAGTTCGAGACCTGGGCCCGCGTCCTGGAGACGAACCTCAACGGCACCTACCTCTGCTCGAAGCGCGCCCTCCCCGGCATGCGCGAGAACGGATTCGGCCGCATCGTCAACCTTGGCAATGCCTCGAGTGAGAAGGGACTCGTCAACCCGGTGAACTTCCCGTACTTCGTCGCCAAAGCGGGCGTGATCATGTTCACGCGGATGCTCGCCGCCGACACTCAGGACGACGGTATCACCGTGAACGCCATCTCGCCGTACGTCGTCGAGAACTCCGACGCGTTTCCCGAGGAGATTCCTCGAGGGCGTCCTGCCAGTTTCGACGACCTCGTCCGTCCGCTCCTGTTCTTCGTCGACCCGGAGAGCGACTACGTGAGCGGTCAGAACCTCGAGGTCGACGGTGGGTGGCTCCCGGAGACGGTCTGA
- a CDS encoding universal stress protein, translating into MTLERILLAVGPGDAERTDALAEAVIEVAAPAESTVVLAHVFTDDEYEKVLDQLSFDRDVKEVDPNEVAGRHATIRDLRQPLDDAGVSYEVRGSVGDHGKAIVDLATDVSADRVVVGGRKRSPTGKAVFGSTAQEVLLSAPCPVTFVRSSD; encoded by the coding sequence ATGACGCTCGAAAGAATCCTGCTCGCGGTTGGTCCGGGTGATGCCGAACGGACGGACGCACTCGCCGAAGCAGTGATCGAAGTCGCAGCGCCCGCAGAGTCAACGGTCGTGCTCGCTCACGTCTTCACCGACGACGAGTACGAAAAGGTCTTAGACCAGCTCTCGTTCGACCGTGACGTCAAGGAGGTCGACCCGAACGAAGTCGCCGGACGCCACGCCACTATCCGAGACCTGCGACAGCCGCTCGACGACGCGGGCGTGAGCTACGAGGTTCGCGGTTCGGTGGGCGACCACGGCAAGGCAATCGTCGATCTGGCAACCGACGTGAGCGCCGACCGCGTCGTCGTCGGCGGGCGAAAACGCTCCCCGACCGGGAAGGCCGTCTTCGGCTCGACCGCCCAGGAAGTCTTGCTCTCGGCGCCGTGTCCCGTGACGTTCGTCCGCAGTTCCGATTGA
- a CDS encoding AMP-dependent synthetase/ligase, which yields MNWRDAEREYDDAVIDTTSLGRLFEDAAERHPNRPAQRYKGGVYDRSLTDDVLRAAADGDFRAISYAEMRDVVRKLTAGFRDLGVDHGDRIGIFADTRMEWAQSDFALLSAGAVVTTVYRSSSPDQVRYLLDDPGATGAVVENEALLERVLEVEDDLDLEFIVSMDTLSSAYDDRDDVHTLADVYARGEKTFDLEAYQNWIDEPETDDLASLIYTSGTTGRPKGVQLTHGNFRANVNQIRKRYGPRPDKSPNLPVIDESTQTVSFLPLAHVFERTAGHFLMFASGACVAYAESSDTLQEDFSAVRPNSATSVPRVYEKIYDAIREQASESAIKERIFHWATDVGVEYAEAEAPGPALRAKHALADRLVFSQVKEALGGNVELLISGGGSLSKDLCTLYHGMGLPIYEGYGLTETAPVVTVNPPEEPKIGTIGPALPDVTLRIDESVADQDVFDDPGQVGELLVRGPNVTDGYWEKPSATDRAFFEAEVEDESESESDAEDEDEDKDDYGDDEARWFRTGDIVHLRPDGYVEFRERVKQILVLSTGKNVAPAPIEDAFAASEVVEQCMVVGDGEKFVGALVVPNVEHVRKWADREGIDLPEDAEAICADERVRSYVGEEVDAVNENFEKHETIKQFRLVPVEFTEDNEMLTPTMKKKRRVILERFDDRVDELYADA from the coding sequence ATGAACTGGCGGGACGCAGAACGCGAGTACGACGACGCGGTCATCGACACGACCAGCCTGGGTCGGCTGTTCGAGGATGCCGCCGAGCGACACCCCAATCGCCCAGCGCAGCGCTACAAGGGCGGGGTCTACGACCGCTCGCTCACCGATGACGTGTTGCGGGCGGCCGCCGACGGCGACTTCCGCGCGATCTCGTACGCCGAAATGCGCGACGTCGTCCGGAAACTTACGGCTGGCTTTCGCGACCTCGGCGTCGATCACGGCGATCGGATCGGCATCTTCGCCGACACCCGCATGGAGTGGGCGCAGTCGGACTTCGCGTTACTCTCCGCCGGCGCCGTGGTCACCACCGTCTACCGTAGTTCGTCGCCCGACCAGGTTCGGTACCTGCTCGACGACCCAGGTGCGACGGGCGCCGTCGTCGAGAACGAAGCGCTGCTCGAGCGCGTCCTGGAGGTCGAAGACGACCTCGATCTCGAGTTTATCGTTTCGATGGATACGCTTTCGAGCGCCTACGACGACCGCGACGACGTCCACACCCTCGCCGACGTCTACGCGCGCGGGGAGAAAACGTTCGACCTCGAGGCCTACCAGAATTGGATCGACGAACCCGAGACGGACGACCTGGCGAGTCTGATCTACACCAGCGGGACGACCGGTCGGCCGAAGGGCGTGCAGTTGACCCACGGCAACTTCCGGGCGAACGTCAACCAGATTCGCAAGCGCTACGGGCCGCGTCCGGACAAGTCTCCCAACTTACCGGTGATCGACGAATCGACGCAGACGGTCTCGTTCCTGCCCCTGGCTCACGTCTTCGAGCGCACCGCAGGACACTTCCTGATGTTCGCCAGCGGGGCCTGCGTCGCCTACGCCGAGAGTTCCGACACCCTGCAAGAGGACTTCAGCGCGGTTCGGCCGAACTCGGCGACGAGCGTGCCGCGGGTCTATGAGAAGATCTACGATGCCATCCGCGAACAGGCGAGCGAATCCGCGATCAAGGAACGGATCTTCCACTGGGCGACCGACGTCGGCGTCGAGTACGCCGAGGCGGAGGCGCCGGGGCCGGCCCTGCGGGCGAAACACGCCCTCGCTGACCGACTCGTCTTCTCACAGGTCAAGGAAGCCCTCGGCGGCAACGTCGAACTCCTCATCAGCGGCGGGGGGAGCCTCTCGAAGGACCTCTGCACGCTCTATCACGGAATGGGCCTGCCCATCTACGAGGGGTACGGCCTGACCGAAACCGCCCCCGTGGTCACCGTCAATCCGCCCGAGGAACCCAAAATCGGGACGATCGGTCCCGCCCTGCCTGACGTCACGCTTCGCATCGACGAGTCCGTCGCCGACCAGGACGTCTTCGATGACCCCGGCCAGGTCGGGGAGTTGCTCGTTCGGGGACCGAACGTGACCGACGGCTACTGGGAGAAACCCAGCGCTACCGACCGGGCGTTTTTCGAGGCCGAGGTTGAGGACGAGAGCGAGAGCGAGAGCGATGCCGAGGACGAGGACGAGGACAAGGACGACTACGGAGACGACGAAGCCCGCTGGTTCCGCACCGGCGACATCGTCCACCTGCGTCCGGACGGCTACGTCGAGTTCCGCGAGCGGGTCAAGCAGATCCTCGTGCTCTCGACGGGCAAGAACGTCGCCCCCGCCCCCATCGAGGACGCCTTCGCCGCCAGCGAGGTCGTCGAGCAGTGCATGGTCGTCGGCGACGGCGAGAAGTTCGTCGGCGCACTCGTCGTCCCGAACGTCGAGCACGTCCGCAAGTGGGCTGACCGCGAGGGAATCGACCTCCCCGAGGACGCCGAGGCCATCTGTGCGGACGAGCGCGTTCGATCCTACGTCGGCGAGGAAGTCGACGCGGTGAACGAGAACTTCGAGAAACACGAGACGATCAAGCAGTTCCGCCTCGTCCCCGTCGAGTTCACCGAAGACAACGAGATGCTGACGCCGACGATGAAGAAGAAGCGCCGGGTCATCCTGGAGCGCTTCGACGACCGAGTCGACGAACTCTACGCCGACGCCTGA